GTTTTATTATATGGAATTTGAAAACTGGAGAAATGAAACAAAAAATTCATTTAACTCCTTATAACGCTTTTTCAAAAGGTATTATTTATGAGCTTGATGGCGAATTACCTAATTCAGTATATTCACTTTCATTTAATTCTGATGGAAAATTTTTAGCAGTTGCTTCAGCAGATAAATTAGTGAGAATTTGGGATATTGAAAATTCAATATTCCTTGATACGTTAAGTGGACATAATACTAATTGGATGTGGGTATGCTACAGCCTTGATGGTAAACATATTATTAGTGGTTCACGAAATAATGCTTCCATTATGGGTGAAACAATAATTTGGGAAACAAAATCATATAATCAGATACGTAAAATTAATATGACAGGAGATATCTTATTTACTGATAATAATGAACTTGGTATTTATAAAGGTGATTGCAGTATGGACTATTATGATTTATCAAATGGCAAATTGGTTTCTAATAAGCCTTTTCCCTGTTTTGAAGGTAATTTTAACATAAGTATTGATAAAAAATATATAGCAAGTTGTAATGAAGATTATTGTATCAGATTATGGGATTTACAGACACAGGAAGTAATATGGAAATATAAAGGTGAAAAAAAGGAGATACAGCAAGCTAATTTTAGTCCGAATGGTAAATACTTAATTGCAGGAACTCCTGAAAGTGATATATTAGTTTGGAAAATAACTTCATTAATTAAAAAATAATACAATATACTGTGCCCAACACCTAATATAGCAAAACATTAAACCTTAAATTTATTTTACAAAAATGTTAAATTAAAAATTAAAAACAACCTAAGCTCATGAATGTTAATGACCTATATCATAAAATCATAAACACATGAATAAATTTTTTTTATCAGATGTTTCACCGTTTACAAAACTGATATTTTCCTTTTTCATAATATTGGTAGTATTTTTTCTAATTGTTATAGTTGGTTTTGTTATTGCAATACCTGTATTTAATATTGATATTTCTTTCGATATTGCAAGTCTGAATAATTTATCAAATCCATCTACAATAAAACTTTTAAAATATTTCCAAAGTGTTTATTCCATAGGGCTTTTTATTGCTCCAACATTTGTTATAGCTTATTTAATAAACAAAAACAGCATTAAATATTTGAATTTGAATAATATTCCTGCTATCAAAATAATTATAATTTCATGTTTAACGATGATTGTTGCAATACCGGTAATTAATCTTATGGCTGAAATAAATTCAGGAATAAAACTTCCCGATTTTTTTAGTGGGCTTGAAAAAAAAATGAAATTAACCGAAGAAAATGCAGGGCAAATAACAGAAGTATTTCTGAATGTTACAAATATCAAAGGATTGTTAGTAAATTTATTGGTAATGGCAATAATACCTGCTATTGGTGAAGAATTGCTTTTCAGGGGTATAATTCAGAAATTATTTATTGAATGGACTAAAAATATTCACTGGGGAATAATTATTGCTGCTTTTATATTTAGCTCATTGCATTTTCAGTTTTACGGTTTTATTCCGAGGATGATAATGGGTATATTTTTAGGATATTTGTTAGTATGGTACAAATCAATCTGGTTGCCTATAATTGTGCATTTTATAAATAATGCATTTGCCATTCTGGTTTATTATTTTTTTAAAGATAAAGTTTTATTTGAAGAATTTGAGTCAGTAGGAACAGGAAGTGAAACGTGGATATATACAATTATAAGTATATCTGTTGTATCTGCTTTTATTTTATTATTATACAGGAAAAAGGAAATTATAGAAAGGTCTGTTAATTTAATTGGTAATCGACATTTATAATATGTTCTTTTCATTCTTTCTTAAAACATATACCAAACCATATTCAATGGCTTTTTTTCTTTTTTGGTCAGAGGGAAGATCATTAAAAGTGTTTTCAACTTCATTCCAGATTTTTAAAATAATTGTATCAGCTTTTACTCTGAGATTGGCAACCTTAACTAATGCTTTTTCATTTATTTCTTGTAAGGATTTTTGTTTTAAATATGCCTGAATAAATTTCTCATACATTACTTTAACCATTGCAATTGTCGGATTAGTAACCGGAGTAAGTCCTTTTGCAAGGCGTTTGGCTTCACCATTAATAATTTTTTCACCGAATATCATTAAGTCGTTTTCTGTATTGAGCATAGGAACTTTTTTATCATCAGTGTCAAGTCCTAAGTATTTTCGTTCAGAGGGTTTCAAATCGCCTCGTATAATTGAAAAATTTAATACTTGAATAAAATGAGAAATATAAAGTTTTGCTTTTTTCTGATGTTCAAGATATTTTTTATTTTCTTGAATTTGTTTTTCGTAAGTTTCTTTATGATATTTAATTGCTTGATAAAAGATAGGAAGAAAATATTTTGCTTCTTGTAAAGTTTTTTGTGTAAATGCCAATTTAAATGGTGGTAATTTTTCTCCTTTTTTCAGGGCGAATTCTAAAGCATGGCATCTTGCATTATCAGTGTTTGGAAGCCTTCTGTATGGCATTTTATCAAAAATATGATTGTTAATAAGATGTTAATAACATGCGAATATAACAAACAATATTTAAAAATCAAATTCATTCGCAGAAAAAATATTTGTTTATAAATTGCTAATAAAAAAAGAAGCTCTCCAATTAATAAGAGAGCTTCTTTTGTATACTTTAAAGTATTATTTTATACAGTGCAAAATAAAATTTACTCTTCAATAACAGGAACTTTTTCAACAGGAACAGGAACTTCTTCAACAGGTTCTTTTTCGGTATTAGTATCTTCAACATTTTCCTTTTTATAAACCAATGTCATTTCATCAATCAGATGGCTTGCTCCTGCTAACTTATCAATA
Above is a window of Bacteroidales bacterium DNA encoding:
- a CDS encoding CPBP family intramembrane metalloprotease, yielding MNKFFLSDVSPFTKLIFSFFIILVVFFLIVIVGFVIAIPVFNIDISFDIASLNNLSNPSTIKLLKYFQSVYSIGLFIAPTFVIAYLINKNSIKYLNLNNIPAIKIIIISCLTMIVAIPVINLMAEINSGIKLPDFFSGLEKKMKLTEENAGQITEVFLNVTNIKGLLVNLLVMAIIPAIGEELLFRGIIQKLFIEWTKNIHWGIIIAAFIFSSLHFQFYGFIPRMIMGIFLGYLLVWYKSIWLPIIVHFINNAFAILVYYFFKDKVLFEEFESVGTGSETWIYTIISISVVSAFILLLYRKKEIIERSVNLIGNRHL
- a CDS encoding WD40 repeat domain-containing protein, producing the protein MKYRLIIIYIFITCFFCYCQEKDTKPYRVLKGHKHKVQNAFFSPNGKFLISHGWDNTVRVWDVKTFSQLKVLKGHTDQVWCATVSHDNNLIASGSMDRSFIIWNLKTGEMKQKIHLTPYNAFSKGIIYELDGELPNSVYSLSFNSDGKFLAVASADKLVRIWDIENSIFLDTLSGHNTNWMWVCYSLDGKHIISGSRNNASIMGETIIWETKSYNQIRKINMTGDILFTDNNELGIYKGDCSMDYYDLSNGKLVSNKPFPCFEGNFNISIDKKYIASCNEDYCIRLWDLQTQEVIWKYKGEKKEIQQANFSPNGKYLIAGTPESDILVWKITSLIKK